A window of the Proteus terrae subsp. cibarius genome harbors these coding sequences:
- a CDS encoding dimethyl sulfoxide reductase anchor subunit family protein → MNEWSLLIFTFMMNATIGLALTTGLFAHRLSHYLNAESYYRFMLLALFVICGLAGLGSIASITHLGVPLNAPNAIRNVFSAWLSREVVVTAIFVGCLGLTFLWLWRTRKLSMLLLSASILIGLFDIYCMASIYRHTSILTWMDPNTYVMFFGAMLTLGVAIFFLLIKVLQRIGSKLGIEIPQGSFPIRWKWQLWGIMTFSLIGRLLYQPFYEQYLTSTLYSQKSVTFPLSPIQVYYSIGSLRTTCWILATFAVLACGYSLVKFLAPKNQSKSTESIFSLGCVIAIIADFMLRYVFYSIH, encoded by the coding sequence ATGAATGAATGGTCATTATTAATCTTCACATTTATGATGAATGCGACCATCGGTCTTGCGCTAACAACAGGGCTTTTTGCTCATCGCCTTTCTCATTATCTCAATGCAGAAAGCTACTATCGCTTTATGCTGTTAGCCTTATTTGTTATTTGTGGATTAGCGGGTTTAGGCTCTATCGCTTCAATTACTCACTTAGGTGTGCCATTAAATGCCCCTAATGCCATTAGAAATGTTTTTTCTGCTTGGTTAAGTCGTGAAGTTGTCGTCACTGCTATTTTTGTCGGTTGCCTAGGATTAACCTTTTTATGGCTCTGGCGCACTCGCAAACTCTCAATGCTGTTATTAAGTGCCAGTATTCTGATTGGGTTATTTGATATTTATTGCATGGCATCGATTTATCGCCATACCTCTATTTTAACCTGGATGGACCCTAATACTTACGTGATGTTCTTCGGTGCGATGTTAACGCTTGGTGTGGCTATTTTCTTTTTGCTGATCAAAGTATTACAACGCATAGGTAGTAAGTTAGGAATTGAAATACCACAAGGCTCTTTCCCAATACGCTGGAAATGGCAATTATGGGGGATCATGACATTTAGCTTAATCGGTCGATTACTGTATCAACCTTTTTATGAGCAATATTTAACTAGCACGCTCTATAGCCAAAAATCGGTGACATTCCCGTTATCACCTATTCAAGTGTATTACTCCATTGGCTCGTTACGCACTACATGCTGGATCTTAGCAACCTTTGCAGTATTAGCTTGTGGTTATAGTTTAGTGAAATTCCTAGCACCTAAAAATCAAAGTAAATCAACAGAGTCTATTTTTTCACTTGGTTGTGTGATCGCAATTATTGCTGACTTTATGTTGCGCTATGTTTTCTACTCAATTCACTAA
- the dmsD gene encoding Tat proofreading chaperone DmsD produces MSRLSYYAAAFNLLGICYLFPPDDDTNKTALNFFKTGDFAAQWPCKIENRLCERLIDSVSIDTEQLKTQWQNLFVGPNALPAPPWGSVYLDPEGLLQGDSTLALSEFLKRERLKVNTPFPEPVDHIGLMLFQAAILASENREEAVNELLSLHLTTWLPHYLNKLKMSGYSQFYSTLTELVTITVNAFRK; encoded by the coding sequence ATGAGCAGACTCTCTTATTATGCGGCTGCATTTAATTTATTGGGAATTTGTTATTTATTCCCACCTGATGATGACACCAATAAAACTGCACTCAACTTTTTTAAAACAGGGGATTTTGCAGCACAGTGGCCTTGTAAAATTGAAAACCGCTTGTGTGAACGTTTAATTGATTCTGTTTCTATCGATACAGAGCAATTAAAAACCCAATGGCAAAATCTTTTTGTTGGCCCTAATGCATTACCCGCTCCTCCTTGGGGTTCAGTCTATTTAGATCCTGAGGGCTTATTACAAGGGGATTCTACCCTTGCACTGAGTGAGTTTTTAAAACGGGAACGTTTAAAAGTAAATACGCCTTTTCCAGAGCCTGTTGATCATATCGGTTTGATGTTATTTCAAGCAGCGATATTGGCATCGGAAAACAGAGAAGAAGCGGTTAATGAATTATTATCCCTTCATTTGACCACATGGCTACCTCACTATTTAAATAAATTAAAAATGAGTGGGTATAGCCAATTTTATAGCACCTTAACAGAACTGGTAACCATCACGGTGAACGCATTCAGAAAATAG
- the norR gene encoding nitric oxide reductase transcriptional regulator NorR encodes MGFSVDVLAKIAIELQKDVGHQDRFQRLVTTLRQVLNCDAAALLRYEPHQFIPLAIDGLVPDVLGRRFLLEGHPRLETIARAGDVVRFPADSDLPDPYDGLIPDREHLKVHACVGLPLFAGQDLIGTLTLDGMDPHQFDTFSDEELRLIAALTSGALNNALLIEQLENQNMLFTPTNTFKPTVKTEIIGLSPSMMQLKKEIEIVAPADMNILVSGETGTGKELVVKAIHEMSNRADNPLVYLNCAALPESVAESELFGHVKGAFTGAISHRSGKFEMADNGTLFLDEIGELSLSLQAKLLRVLQYGDIQRIGDDRNLRVNVRVLAATNRDLWEEVLAGNFRADLFHRLSIFPLHVPPLRERDEDILLLVGYFCEQYRQRFNLTQVIISPELRLYLLHYSWPGNVRELEHTIHRAIVLARAGNKTDSLILQVSHFALGAENPVHSASQTLPSEEKNLKEATDEFQRDLIKQALLRNNQNWAATARELSLDPANLRRLTKRLGLKLS; translated from the coding sequence ATGGGCTTTTCCGTTGATGTGTTGGCTAAAATTGCCATTGAATTACAAAAAGATGTGGGTCATCAAGATAGGTTTCAGCGTCTGGTAACCACGCTTCGGCAAGTGCTAAATTGCGATGCAGCAGCGTTGCTTCGTTATGAGCCCCATCAATTTATTCCATTAGCCATAGATGGCCTTGTACCTGATGTTTTAGGTCGTCGATTTTTACTTGAAGGGCATCCTCGCCTTGAAACTATCGCACGGGCAGGGGATGTGGTTCGCTTCCCTGCGGACAGTGATTTACCTGATCCTTATGATGGACTTATCCCAGATAGAGAACATTTAAAAGTGCATGCGTGTGTGGGATTACCATTATTTGCTGGGCAAGACTTAATTGGTACGTTAACACTGGATGGAATGGACCCTCATCAGTTCGATACTTTTAGTGATGAAGAATTGCGTTTAATTGCTGCATTAACCTCTGGTGCATTAAATAATGCGCTATTGATTGAGCAACTCGAAAATCAAAATATGTTATTTACGCCAACCAATACGTTTAAGCCCACAGTAAAAACAGAGATTATTGGTTTATCGCCTTCGATGATGCAACTGAAAAAAGAGATAGAAATTGTTGCACCCGCAGATATGAATATTTTAGTGAGTGGCGAAACGGGAACGGGCAAAGAGCTGGTGGTAAAAGCTATTCATGAAATGTCTAATCGTGCAGATAATCCGTTAGTCTATTTAAATTGCGCGGCACTTCCTGAGAGTGTGGCAGAAAGTGAATTATTTGGGCATGTGAAGGGGGCTTTTACCGGCGCAATCAGCCATCGTAGTGGTAAATTTGAAATGGCAGATAACGGAACTTTATTTCTTGATGAAATAGGGGAGTTATCATTATCACTTCAGGCCAAATTACTGCGTGTCTTACAATATGGCGATATTCAACGCATTGGTGATGATCGTAATTTACGCGTTAATGTGCGTGTATTAGCGGCAACGAATCGTGATTTATGGGAAGAAGTATTAGCGGGAAATTTCCGTGCTGATCTTTTCCATCGATTAAGCATTTTTCCTTTGCATGTTCCACCATTACGAGAAAGAGATGAAGATATTTTGCTATTAGTGGGTTATTTCTGCGAGCAATATCGTCAGCGTTTTAATCTCACTCAAGTGATTATTAGCCCTGAATTACGCCTTTATTTATTACACTATTCTTGGCCGGGTAATGTGCGTGAATTAGAACATACCATTCACCGAGCCATTGTTTTAGCAAGAGCTGGAAATAAAACCGATAGCCTTATTTTACAAGTTAGTCATTTTGCTTTAGGGGCTGAAAATCCCGTTCACTCTGCTTCTCAAACATTACCTTCTGAAGAAAAGAATTTAAAAGAAGCAACGGATGAATTTCAGCGAGATTTAATTAAACAAGCATTGCTACGTAATAACCAAAATTGGGCGGCAACGGCGCGAGAATTATCACTCGATCCGGCTAACTTACGCCGTTTAACAAAACGCTTAGGATTAAAGTTGTCATAA
- the norV gene encoding anaerobic nitric oxide reductase flavorubredoxin gives MAIHVKNNVNWVGQRDWEVRDFHGTEYKTLLGSSYNSYLIREEKNVLIDTVDHKFSREFVQNLRAQINLEEIDYIIINHAEEDHAGALTELMSFIPNTPIYCTANAIDSINGHHHHPEWNFNIVKTGDSLDIGNGKQLIFVETPMLHWPDSMMTYLTGDAILFSNDAFGQHYCDERLFNDEVDQTELFEQCQRYYANILTPFSRLVTPKINEILGFNLPVDMVATSHGVVWRDNPTQIVELYLKWAADYQEDRITIFYDTMSNNTRMMADAIAQGINEIDPNVFVKSYNVAKSDKNDIITSAFRSKGVLVGSSTMNNVMMPKIAAMLEEMTGLRFRNKKAAAFGSYGWNGGAVDRIQTRLMDAGFETALALKTKWRPDMQAQEICREYGREIARQWALAPLPATQSCCTTSSQPEVTTRVEAIDLGPRMQCSVCQWIYDPAIGEPMQNVQPNTPWSEVPDSFLCPECSLGKDVFDALAKEAK, from the coding sequence ATGGCTATTCATGTTAAAAATAATGTTAATTGGGTTGGACAACGTGACTGGGAAGTTCGTGATTTTCATGGCACTGAATATAAAACATTATTAGGAAGTAGCTATAACAGCTACCTAATACGTGAAGAAAAGAATGTCCTTATTGATACAGTTGACCATAAATTTAGTCGCGAGTTTGTGCAAAATTTACGAGCTCAAATTAATCTCGAAGAGATTGATTACATTATTATTAATCATGCAGAAGAAGATCACGCTGGCGCACTTACTGAGCTGATGTCTTTTATTCCTAATACTCCAATTTACTGCACAGCAAATGCGATTGATTCAATCAATGGTCATCACCATCACCCTGAATGGAATTTTAATATCGTTAAAACAGGCGATAGCCTTGATATTGGCAATGGCAAGCAACTGATTTTTGTTGAAACACCAATGCTACATTGGCCTGACAGCATGATGACCTATTTAACAGGCGATGCGATTTTATTTAGTAATGATGCCTTTGGTCAGCACTATTGTGATGAACGGTTGTTTAACGATGAAGTTGACCAAACGGAATTATTTGAGCAATGCCAACGCTATTACGCCAATATTTTGACCCCATTCAGCCGCCTTGTGACACCAAAAATTAATGAAATTTTAGGCTTCAATTTACCTGTTGATATGGTTGCTACTTCTCACGGTGTGGTATGGCGTGATAATCCAACACAAATCGTTGAATTATATCTGAAATGGGCTGCTGACTATCAAGAAGACCGCATCACTATTTTCTATGACACCATGTCTAACAATACCCGTATGATGGCAGATGCCATTGCACAAGGTATCAATGAAATTGACCCTAATGTGTTTGTAAAAAGCTATAACGTCGCCAAAAGTGATAAAAATGACATTATCACCAGTGCATTTCGTTCTAAAGGCGTACTTGTTGGCTCATCAACAATGAATAATGTCATGATGCCAAAAATTGCCGCCATGCTTGAAGAGATGACAGGCTTACGTTTTCGTAATAAGAAAGCAGCTGCTTTTGGGAGTTATGGCTGGAATGGTGGTGCTGTTGACCGCATTCAAACTCGCTTGATGGATGCTGGATTTGAAACCGCACTAGCGCTAAAAACCAAATGGCGTCCAGACATGCAAGCCCAAGAGATTTGTCGTGAATATGGCCGTGAAATTGCACGTCAATGGGCATTAGCGCCACTTCCTGCGACTCAATCTTGTTGTACAACCTCATCACAACCTGAAGTTACCACACGTGTTGAAGCTATCGATTTAGGTCCACGTATGCAATGCAGTGTGTGCCAATGGATTTACGATCCGGCAATAGGTGAACCAATGCAAAATGTTCAACCTAATACACCATGGAGTGAAGTACCTGATAGCTTCTTATGTCCTGAATGCTCATTAGGAAAAGATGTCTTTGATGCACTTGCAAAGGAGGCAAAATGA
- the norW gene encoding NADH:flavorubredoxin reductase NorW, with the protein MSTDLLNNGIVIIGAGFAARQLVKNIRKFNADIPITLIASDSIDEYNKPDLSHVISQAQNADDLTKQTAEDFAQQYQLAIYPYTQIVDINTDEKRIQSTQGEQWYYDKLVLATGAKTYCPAISGHELMFTLNSQQEYRTYEAQIHQAKRVLILGAGLIGTELAMDFSRAGKEVILADISGQLLSSLIPSDLSGRLQSSLTEIGVRLMLKSPLQSLTQVDNGILATFNQHHQLTVDCVIAATGLTPNIELAHLAGLHTDRGIIVNEYLQSSNSDIYALGDCAQINGNLLPFLQPIQLSAMHLAKSLVGENNAPLNLPPMIIRVKTPLMPLHLAGETARNDLTWNINTTQSGVIAKGFDDNNVLRAFVVTEEQVREAFALLRALPA; encoded by the coding sequence ATGAGTACAGATCTTCTCAATAATGGGATTGTGATTATTGGCGCGGGGTTTGCCGCGCGCCAATTAGTCAAAAACATTCGCAAATTTAATGCAGATATTCCCATTACCCTTATTGCCTCAGACAGCATTGATGAATATAACAAGCCGGATTTAAGCCATGTTATTAGTCAGGCTCAAAATGCGGATGATCTAACAAAGCAAACAGCTGAAGACTTTGCACAACAATATCAACTAGCCATTTATCCTTATACACAAATTGTTGATATTAATACGGATGAAAAACGTATTCAGAGTACTCAAGGTGAACAATGGTATTACGATAAATTGGTCTTAGCGACAGGCGCTAAAACGTATTGCCCTGCTATTTCAGGCCATGAGTTAATGTTTACGCTTAATAGTCAACAAGAGTACCGAACTTATGAAGCACAAATTCACCAAGCTAAGCGCGTATTAATTTTAGGTGCGGGTTTAATTGGCACTGAATTAGCCATGGATTTTAGTCGAGCAGGTAAAGAGGTGATCCTTGCAGATATTTCAGGGCAATTATTATCCTCCTTGATCCCGTCTGATCTTAGTGGTCGTTTACAATCTAGCCTCACTGAAATTGGTGTCCGATTAATGCTGAAATCACCGTTACAGTCATTAACACAAGTCGATAACGGTATTTTAGCGACATTTAATCAGCATCATCAATTAACGGTTGATTGTGTTATTGCCGCCACAGGGCTCACGCCGAATATAGAGCTTGCTCATCTTGCGGGTTTACATACTGATCGTGGGATTATTGTGAATGAATATCTGCAAAGCAGTAATAGCGATATTTATGCATTAGGTGATTGTGCACAAATCAACGGTAACTTATTGCCATTTTTGCAACCTATACAATTAAGTGCGATGCATTTAGCAAAATCACTTGTAGGTGAAAACAATGCACCTCTTAATTTGCCACCGATGATTATTAGAGTGAAAACACCGTTAATGCCACTACATCTTGCCGGTGAAACTGCGCGTAATGACTTAACGTGGAATATTAATACAACACAGTCGGGTGTTATCGCTAAAGGCTTTGATGATAACAATGTATTACGTGCCTTTGTGGTTACAGAAGAGCAAGTAAGAGAAGCTTTTGCTTTATTAAGAGCACTGCCCGCTTAA
- the ytfE gene encoding iron-sulfur cluster repair protein YtfE, with protein sequence MNLRDQPLGQLALSISGASAIFRQYNLDFCCGGKRTLSKSAEKAGLNIDEIESKLIALSEQPLEKDWRQAPLSEIIDFIIVRYHDKHRAQLPELILQAEKVERVHEAKPTVPKGLARQLTLLLDELTSHMMKEERILFPMIKNGLGSQAGAPISVMEHEHDDAGEIVEVIKFITKNVTPPPEACTTWRVLYNGINEFIDDLMNHISLENNLLFPRALAGE encoded by the coding sequence ATGAACTTACGTGATCAACCACTAGGCCAACTGGCTCTATCTATTTCTGGCGCCAGTGCCATATTCCGTCAATATAACCTCGACTTTTGTTGTGGTGGAAAAAGAACATTAAGCAAATCTGCAGAGAAAGCAGGGCTCAATATTGATGAAATTGAAAGTAAATTAATTGCCCTTTCAGAACAGCCATTAGAAAAAGATTGGCGACAAGCACCATTGAGTGAAATTATTGATTTTATTATTGTTCGTTATCATGACAAGCATAGAGCACAATTACCGGAGCTTATTCTACAAGCAGAAAAAGTAGAACGAGTCCATGAAGCAAAACCGACTGTCCCGAAAGGATTAGCTCGTCAATTAACACTTTTATTAGATGAACTAACCAGTCATATGATGAAAGAGGAACGCATTCTCTTTCCTATGATAAAAAATGGATTAGGAAGCCAAGCAGGGGCACCTATTAGTGTTATGGAACATGAACATGATGATGCGGGTGAAATTGTTGAAGTAATTAAATTTATTACCAAAAACGTCACACCACCACCTGAAGCCTGCACCACATGGCGAGTGCTTTATAATGGTATTAATGAATTTATCGATGATTTAATGAATCATATTAGCTTAGAAAATAACTTATTATTTCCAAGAGCATTAGCAGGCGAGTAG
- a CDS encoding extracellular solute-binding protein, which produces MATIKDIAKLAGVSHGTVSNVLNKRGNVSVEKIEAVYQAAKQMGYQLNTQAQLLRTNKSHKIAILLPQLVSEKYAVFFNSLRQSIAHFPEVTYDLFLTDDLETTELEALQKIAAGGYKQVITVSCLKDANIYFDTLKLPPSQIAFVYREPLNTQRYFTLDFAQAAEAICQQIAKTTGKLVGIFMGSSDYLNNQNFANELQNQLLENAPNKKNVVLCASDEESYKIAFDFFSMEQIPDIFIAQDIEKARYLTQASYFGSHNDCPPIFALSDNIPPVLKGLYYFPMNYAQLGLEVMDALMQEEDESEITEKNVTCVRNQSDHLYTLTPAVVSEDKADISLNLLILPSPSTSALKKLLPHFYRQTGIKVNLAIHPYDEVYQILSQLHLHPYYDLLRIDMACFPWFAERILQPLDKIGNGLTDLLNNFSLPTQQKFSLVNNVAYAMPFDASAQLLFYRKDLFEDPILKRMYYEKTGNELTVPTTFEEYDNVTQFFTEQHEEGQLSRPMGASTTLGSAGLIATEYLLRYYAKGGCLIGSHNIPRLEMPLAGEILEEYLKQLSITENIHNKWWSESVRQFEQGHLAMLIAYMNLFNDVAHSNILPKTGFAPVPGSIPQLGGGVLGVSRYSQKSRYAEQFYRWLYSPVVMDHLILLGGNSNHQNFSHNQEISHRYPWMTLAYQEINKGIRESSVPNGKLFNLRQAEIIIGQGITNVVNNIMTIDETIEYINQRLLIDTQGER; this is translated from the coding sequence ATGGCAACGATTAAAGATATTGCAAAACTAGCTGGTGTCTCTCATGGAACAGTTTCTAACGTATTGAATAAACGTGGGAATGTGAGTGTTGAGAAAATTGAAGCTGTGTATCAAGCCGCCAAACAAATGGGCTATCAATTAAATACGCAAGCTCAACTGTTAAGAACTAATAAAAGCCATAAAATTGCCATACTTCTCCCTCAATTAGTTTCTGAAAAATATGCCGTTTTCTTTAATTCCTTAAGGCAGTCTATTGCTCATTTTCCTGAGGTCACTTACGATCTTTTTTTAACCGATGATCTTGAAACCACCGAATTAGAGGCATTACAGAAAATTGCTGCAGGTGGCTATAAACAAGTGATCACCGTTAGCTGTCTTAAAGATGCGAATATCTATTTTGACACGTTAAAATTACCGCCTTCTCAAATAGCATTTGTTTATCGTGAACCACTAAATACTCAACGATATTTCACACTCGATTTTGCTCAAGCCGCAGAAGCTATTTGCCAACAGATAGCCAAAACCACAGGTAAATTAGTGGGTATTTTTATGGGGAGTAGCGACTATTTAAATAATCAAAACTTTGCCAATGAATTACAAAATCAACTTTTAGAGAATGCACCCAATAAAAAAAATGTGGTGCTTTGTGCGTCAGATGAAGAGAGTTATAAAATTGCGTTTGATTTCTTTTCTATGGAGCAAATCCCAGACATATTTATTGCTCAAGATATAGAGAAAGCTCGTTATTTAACACAAGCCAGTTATTTCGGTAGCCATAATGATTGCCCTCCTATTTTTGCATTGAGCGACAATATTCCACCTGTATTAAAAGGATTGTATTACTTTCCAATGAATTACGCTCAACTTGGATTAGAAGTCATGGATGCATTAATGCAAGAAGAGGATGAAAGTGAAATAACTGAAAAGAATGTGACTTGTGTGCGTAATCAAAGCGATCACCTTTATACTTTAACGCCAGCAGTTGTCAGTGAGGATAAAGCAGATATAAGTCTTAACTTATTGATTTTACCTAGCCCTTCAACCAGTGCATTAAAAAAGCTGCTACCTCATTTTTATCGCCAAACAGGCATTAAAGTTAATTTAGCAATACATCCATACGACGAAGTTTATCAAATATTAAGTCAGTTACATTTACATCCATATTATGATTTATTGCGTATTGATATGGCTTGTTTTCCTTGGTTTGCGGAAAGGATATTACAGCCATTAGATAAAATCGGTAACGGATTAACCGACTTATTAAATAATTTTTCACTGCCTACTCAGCAGAAATTTAGCTTAGTGAATAATGTTGCTTATGCCATGCCTTTTGATGCCAGTGCGCAACTCCTATTTTATCGAAAAGACTTGTTTGAAGATCCTATTCTAAAAAGAATGTATTACGAAAAAACTGGTAATGAATTAACCGTACCGACGACATTTGAAGAATACGATAATGTGACGCAGTTTTTTACTGAACAACATGAAGAAGGGCAATTAAGTCGTCCAATGGGAGCTTCAACAACATTGGGTAGTGCAGGATTGATCGCAACAGAGTATCTATTACGTTATTACGCAAAAGGCGGGTGTTTAATAGGAAGCCATAATATTCCTAGATTGGAAATGCCTTTAGCAGGTGAAATATTAGAAGAATATTTAAAACAGTTGTCGATCACTGAGAATATTCATAATAAGTGGTGGAGTGAATCGGTTAGACAATTTGAGCAAGGGCATCTTGCTATGCTTATTGCTTATATGAATTTATTTAACGATGTTGCTCATAGCAATATTTTACCTAAAACAGGTTTTGCACCTGTACCGGGAAGTATTCCGCAATTAGGCGGTGGCGTATTAGGGGTTTCACGTTATAGCCAAAAATCACGATATGCAGAGCAATTTTATCGTTGGCTTTATTCCCCAGTGGTTATGGATCACCTTATTTTATTAGGTGGAAACAGTAATCATCAAAATTTCAGCCATAATCAAGAAATTAGCCATCGTTACCCGTGGATGACATTGGCTTATCAAGAAATTAATAAGGGAATACGAGAATCATCAGTACCAAATGGCAAATTATTTAATTTACGCCAAGCAGAAATTATTATCGGGCAAGGTATTACGAATGTCGTTAATAATATTATGACGATAGACGAGACTATCGAATATATAAATCAGCGTTTGTTAATAGATACTCAAGGTGAGCGGTAG
- a CDS encoding MBL fold metallo-hydrolase, which produces MKLHFLGTAASEGIPNPFCRCEHCLKARELGGKDIRTHSSAIVDDIMLIDVSPTFSYQLMRDGMDATNFESLLFTHTHPDHFNVGDLFSRMEGYGFEINHPLHIFGNDRAINGCIEVLPGYSKERFAFHCLIPFVTVERNGYKITPLLANHAKWELCYVYHIEKDGKVIFYGHDSGWFPELTWKWLENKPLDIVVFECTYGLNGKDRTDNHMSLETVFAAKEKLQQQGCLHQDTQIAVSHVSHSGKLLHHELEAVCAPHNIRVAYDGLTLETN; this is translated from the coding sequence ATGAAACTTCATTTTTTAGGGACGGCTGCCTCAGAAGGCATACCCAATCCCTTCTGCCGTTGTGAACACTGCCTGAAAGCAAGAGAACTTGGTGGGAAAGATATCAGAACTCACTCTTCTGCCATTGTTGATGACATTATGTTAATCGACGTATCACCTACATTTAGTTATCAATTAATGCGTGATGGAATGGATGCTACCAACTTTGAAAGCCTTCTATTCACTCACACTCATCCGGATCATTTCAATGTTGGCGATCTGTTTAGCCGAATGGAAGGTTATGGTTTTGAAATTAACCATCCTCTTCATATTTTTGGTAATGATCGCGCGATTAATGGTTGCATCGAAGTTTTACCTGGCTACAGCAAAGAACGTTTTGCTTTTCACTGCTTAATTCCTTTTGTTACTGTCGAAAGAAATGGCTATAAAATTACACCATTACTCGCTAATCATGCGAAATGGGAACTTTGCTATGTTTATCATATTGAGAAAGATGGCAAGGTTATTTTCTATGGACATGATTCTGGTTGGTTCCCTGAATTAACATGGAAATGGTTAGAAAACAAACCACTTGATATCGTTGTTTTTGAATGTACTTATGGACTCAATGGTAAAGATCGTACCGATAATCATATGAGCTTAGAAACCGTATTTGCAGCAAAAGAAAAACTGCAACAGCAAGGTTGTTTACATCAAGATACACAAATTGCCGTTTCGCATGTTTCACATAGCGGCAAATTGCTTCATCACGAATTAGAAGCTGTTTGTGCTCCTCATAATATCCGCGTTGCCTACGACGGATTAACGTTAGAAACAAATTAA
- a CDS encoding MFS transporter: MDMKITSRLLIMMFVQYFMQGAWNMTMGLVLSTYGMASIIGNAYALLGVATIISPLFIGMVADRFFASQKVMGILHLINAAVIICVPQFIEAQNSGMTLFLIFIIGLLFYPTTALSNSISFSHINGVKYFPIIRVFGTFGFMAIGFILGEMGFSGSTMTWYIASAVGVLLGFYCFTLPNTPPKAKGKPFSTRDILCLDALSLFKDRYFAILMFSIFILMIPKTAYSAYIPVFIKALGFNNAASIMQIGIACEVLFMFVLSFFLMKFGFKITLLLGAVSWIIRSVFFSYAAVNTEFYFIVIGLMLQGLCWDFFFTAGDIYVDRKAKPEIRAQAQGLRFIVSNGFGLLFASTICGQIFNSTVTETGDAALPQWSTFWVYPAIVAAVVSLFFIFFFKDDVSKKKNNEDKKAPEGTVTL; encoded by the coding sequence ATGGATATGAAAATAACCTCTCGCTTACTGATAATGATGTTTGTGCAATATTTCATGCAAGGTGCATGGAATATGACCATGGGACTGGTATTAAGTACCTATGGTATGGCAAGCATCATTGGTAATGCCTACGCTTTATTAGGTGTCGCTACAATTATTTCCCCATTATTTATTGGCATGGTGGCTGACCGTTTCTTTGCTTCACAAAAAGTCATGGGCATCCTTCATTTAATTAATGCAGCAGTCATTATTTGTGTTCCTCAATTTATTGAAGCACAAAACAGTGGCATGACTTTATTCTTAATTTTCATTATTGGATTATTGTTTTATCCAACAACTGCGCTTTCAAATAGTATTAGTTTCTCCCATATTAATGGTGTGAAATATTTTCCTATTATTCGTGTATTCGGTACGTTTGGTTTTATGGCTATCGGATTTATATTAGGTGAAATGGGCTTCTCTGGTAGTACGATGACTTGGTATATCGCTTCTGCAGTGGGTGTTTTACTTGGTTTCTATTGCTTTACCTTACCTAACACACCACCGAAAGCGAAAGGCAAGCCATTCTCTACTCGTGATATTTTATGTTTAGATGCGCTTTCATTATTTAAAGATCGTTATTTCGCTATCTTAATGTTTAGTATCTTTATTTTAATGATCCCTAAAACAGCATACTCCGCTTATATTCCCGTTTTTATTAAAGCATTAGGTTTTAATAACGCGGCGTCTATCATGCAAATAGGTATAGCCTGCGAAGTTCTGTTTATGTTTGTATTGTCATTCTTCCTAATGAAGTTTGGCTTCAAAATTACATTACTTTTAGGTGCTGTTAGCTGGATCATTCGCTCGGTATTCTTCTCTTATGCAGCGGTAAATACAGAGTTTTATTTTATCGTTATCGGATTAATGCTACAGGGATTATGTTGGGACTTCTTCTTTACTGCTGGTGATATCTATGTTGACCGCAAAGCCAAACCGGAAATTCGTGCCCAAGCACAAGGCTTACGCTTTATTGTCTCTAATGGTTTCGGCTTATTATTTGCTTCCACTATTTGTGGTCAAATCTTTAATTCAACCGTAACAGAAACAGGTGATGCTGCATTACCACAGTGGTCAACATTCTGGGTATATCCAGCAATCGTTGCTGCCGTTGTAAGCCTATTCTTTATCTTCTTCTTTAAAGATGATGTGAGTAAAAAGAAAAATAACGAAGATAAGAAAGCACCAGAAGGTACAGTAACTCTTTAG